The proteins below come from a single Stigmatopora argus isolate UIUO_Sarg chromosome 11, RoL_Sarg_1.0, whole genome shotgun sequence genomic window:
- the adka gene encoding adenosine kinase isoform X3, whose translation MSALSCNSLFGMGNPLLDICAVVDKDFLDKYTLKPNDQILAEDKHKALFDELVNKFKAEYHAGGATQNSIKIAQWMIQEPHKVGTFFGCIGQDKFGEILKKKAEDAHIDAHYYEQDQEPTGSCAACITGANRSLVANLAAANCYKKEKHLDLKENWKLVESAKVYYIAGFFLTVSLESMLKVAKHASENNKLFCLNLSAPFICQFFKDHLMQLMPYVDVLFGNETEAAAFAKEQEFETKDIKEIAEKAQALTKVNTKRQRIVVLTQGKEETVMALNDKIETFPVMAIDPKDLVDTNGAGDAFVGGFLSGLVREKPLDECVRAAHYAANVVIRRSGCTFPEKPDFV comes from the exons atgtctGCTCTGAG CTGCAATTCACTCTTTGGGATGGGGAACCCCTTATTGGACATTTGTGCCGTGGTGGACAAAGACTTCCTCGATAA ATACACACTGAAGCCAAACGACCAGATCCTAGCTGAGGACAAGCACAAAGCCTT ATTTGATGAACTCGTGAACAAGTTCAAAGCAGAATACCACGCTGGGGGAGCCACTCAGAACTCCATTAAGATCGCTCAG TGGATGATCCAGGAGCCTCACAAGGTCGGCACCTTCTTCGGATGTATCGGCCAAGATAAATTTGGAGAGATTCTGAAGAAGAAGGCAGAAGATGCCCACATTGACGCTCACTACTATGAGCAAGACCAGGAGCCAACAGGCTCGTGTGCTGCATGCATCACTGGAGCCAACCG GTCTCTGGTTGCTAACTTAGCTGCTGCTAATTGTTACAAGAAGGAGAAACATCTGGACCTGAAGGAAAATTGGAAGCTGGTGGAGAGCGCTAAAGTTTATTACATTGCC GGTTTCTTCCTCACAGTGTCTTTGGAGTCCATGTTGAAAGTGGCCAAACACGCGTCAGAAAACAACAAACTGTTCTGCCTCAACCTGTCCGCACCCTTCATCTGCCAGTTCTTCAAGGACCACCTCATGCAGCTCATGCCCTACGTAGACGTGCTCTTTGGAAATGAGACG GAGGCGGCTGCATTCGCTAAAGAGCAAGAATTTGAG ACCAAAGACATTAAGGAGATTGCCGAGAAAGCGCAAGCTCTGACCAAAGTCAACACTAAGAGACAACGAATTGTTGTCTTGACTCAGGGAAAAGAGGAAACTGTGATGGCGCTCA ATGACAAAATTGAGACTTTTCCAGTGATGGCCATAGATCCCAAAGATCTCGTGGACACTAATGGCGCGGGTGACGCATTTGTCGGAG GCTTCTTGTCTGGGCTTGTCCGAGAAAAACCATTGGACGAATGTGTGAGGGCAGCTCACTACGCTGCCAATGTGGTAATTAGAAGATCAGGTTGCACTTTCCCTGAAAAGCCAGATTTTGTTTGA
- the adka gene encoding adenosine kinase isoform X2: MRGRLSCNSLFGMGNPLLDICAVVDKDFLDKYTLKPNDQILAEDKHKALFDELVNKFKAEYHAGGATQNSIKIAQWMIQEPHKVGTFFGCIGQDKFGEILKKKAEDAHIDAHYYEQDQEPTGSCAACITGANRSLVANLAAANCYKKEKHLDLKENWKLVESAKVYYIAGFFLTVSLESMLKVAKHASENNKLFCLNLSAPFICQFFKDHLMQLMPYVDVLFGNETEAAAFAKEQEFETKDIKEIAEKAQALTKVNTKRQRIVVLTQGKEETVMALNDKIETFPVMAIDPKDLVDTNGAGDAFVGGFLSGLVREKPLDECVRAAHYAANVVIRRSGCTFPEKPDFV; this comes from the exons ATGCGTGGTCGCCTGAG CTGCAATTCACTCTTTGGGATGGGGAACCCCTTATTGGACATTTGTGCCGTGGTGGACAAAGACTTCCTCGATAA ATACACACTGAAGCCAAACGACCAGATCCTAGCTGAGGACAAGCACAAAGCCTT ATTTGATGAACTCGTGAACAAGTTCAAAGCAGAATACCACGCTGGGGGAGCCACTCAGAACTCCATTAAGATCGCTCAG TGGATGATCCAGGAGCCTCACAAGGTCGGCACCTTCTTCGGATGTATCGGCCAAGATAAATTTGGAGAGATTCTGAAGAAGAAGGCAGAAGATGCCCACATTGACGCTCACTACTATGAGCAAGACCAGGAGCCAACAGGCTCGTGTGCTGCATGCATCACTGGAGCCAACCG GTCTCTGGTTGCTAACTTAGCTGCTGCTAATTGTTACAAGAAGGAGAAACATCTGGACCTGAAGGAAAATTGGAAGCTGGTGGAGAGCGCTAAAGTTTATTACATTGCC GGTTTCTTCCTCACAGTGTCTTTGGAGTCCATGTTGAAAGTGGCCAAACACGCGTCAGAAAACAACAAACTGTTCTGCCTCAACCTGTCCGCACCCTTCATCTGCCAGTTCTTCAAGGACCACCTCATGCAGCTCATGCCCTACGTAGACGTGCTCTTTGGAAATGAGACG GAGGCGGCTGCATTCGCTAAAGAGCAAGAATTTGAG ACCAAAGACATTAAGGAGATTGCCGAGAAAGCGCAAGCTCTGACCAAAGTCAACACTAAGAGACAACGAATTGTTGTCTTGACTCAGGGAAAAGAGGAAACTGTGATGGCGCTCA ATGACAAAATTGAGACTTTTCCAGTGATGGCCATAGATCCCAAAGATCTCGTGGACACTAATGGCGCGGGTGACGCATTTGTCGGAG GCTTCTTGTCTGGGCTTGTCCGAGAAAAACCATTGGACGAATGTGTGAGGGCAGCTCACTACGCTGCCAATGTGGTAATTAGAAGATCAGGTTGCACTTTCCCTGAAAAGCCAGATTTTGTTTGA
- the ap3m1 gene encoding AP-3 complex subunit mu-1, whose protein sequence is MIHSVFFINHTGDILLEKHWKSVINRSVCDYFFEAKEKALEPENVPPILQTPHHYLINIYRGKIFFLAVIQTEVPPLFVIEFLHRVADTLQDYFGGCSESVIKDNLVTVYEILEEMLDNGFPLATESNVLKEMIRPPTILRSVVNTLTGGSNVGDTLPTGQLSNIPWRRAGVKYTNNEAYFDVIEEIDAILDKSGSTVFAEIQGVIEACVRLTGMPDLTLSFMNPRLLDDVSFHPCVRFKRWESEHVLSFIPPDGNFTLMTYHVSSQNLVAIPVYVKQNISFMETGSCGRLDITIGPKQTMGKTVEGLLVTIHMPKAVLSANLTATQGNYTYDVTTKVLVWNIGKLNPQKLPNLRGSLSVQSGAPKPEDNPSLNIDMKIQQLAISGLKVNRLDMYGEKYKPFKGVKYLTKAGKFQVRT, encoded by the exons ATGATCCACAGCGTGTTCTTTATTAATCACACGGGAGACATCCTCCTGGAAAAACATTGGAAAAGCGTCATTAATCGCAGCGTGTGCGACTACTTCTTCGAAGCCAAGGAGAAGGCGCTCGAACCTGAAAATGTGCCCCCCATCCTGCAGACCCCGCATCATTATctcattaatatatacagagGAAAGATCTTCTTCCTCGCTGTCATTCAGACTGAAGTGCCTCCACTGTTTGTCATTGAATTCCTGCACAGAGTTGCAGACACACTCCAG GACTATTTTGGCGGATGCTCGGAGAGCGTGATCAAAGACAACTTGGTGACGGTGTACGAGATCCTTGAAGAGATGCTTGACAATGGCTTTCCGCTGGCAACAGAGTCCAACGTCCTCAAGGAAATGATCAGGCCGCCCACCATCCTGCGATCGGTGGTCAATACTCTCACGG GTGGGAGCAACGTTGGAGACACACTACCCACGGGTCAGTTGTCCAATATCCCCTGGAGGCGCGCTGGCGTTAAATACACCAACAATGAAGCCTACTTTGATGTCATTGAGGAAATAGATGCCATTTTGGACAAATCAG GTTCTACAGTGTTTGCCGAGATTCAAGGTGTGATTGAAGCCTGCGTCAGGCTCACGGGGATGCCGGACCTGACTCTGTCCTTTATG AATCCCCGTCTCCTGGACGACGTCAGCTTTCACCCTTGTGTGCGGTTCAAGCGCTGGGAGTCCGAGCACGTCCTCTCTTTCATCCCGCCCGATGGCAACTTCACCCTTATGACGTATCACGTCAGCTCACAAAA TCTGGTAGCGATTCCTGTGTATGTGAAGCAAAACATCAGCTTCATGGAGACGGGCTCTTGCGGCCGTCTGGACATCACAATTGGGCCCAAGCAGACAATGGGGAAGACGGTGGAGGGCTTACTGGTTACCATCCACATGCCTAAGGCTGTGCTAAGTGCCAACCTCACTGCAACGCAAGGCAACTACACGTACGACGTCACCACAAAG GTCCTTGTTTGGAACATCGGTAAGCTTAACCCTCAGAAGCTTCCCAACCTGCGAGGAAGCCTGAGCGTCCAATCGGGCGCTCCGAAACCTGAAGACAACCCCTCGCTCAACATTGACATGAAGATTCAGCAGCTGGCCATATCAG GCCTGAAGGTGAACCGTCTGGACATGTACGGAGAAAAGTACAAACCCTTTAAGGGGGTCAAATACCTCACAAAAGCGGGAAAGTTCCAAGTGCGGACCTGA
- the adka gene encoding adenosine kinase isoform X1: MASSEEPKAKKLKISAQEKTDSVAKASPVKLSCNSLFGMGNPLLDICAVVDKDFLDKYTLKPNDQILAEDKHKALFDELVNKFKAEYHAGGATQNSIKIAQWMIQEPHKVGTFFGCIGQDKFGEILKKKAEDAHIDAHYYEQDQEPTGSCAACITGANRSLVANLAAANCYKKEKHLDLKENWKLVESAKVYYIAGFFLTVSLESMLKVAKHASENNKLFCLNLSAPFICQFFKDHLMQLMPYVDVLFGNETEAAAFAKEQEFETKDIKEIAEKAQALTKVNTKRQRIVVLTQGKEETVMALNDKIETFPVMAIDPKDLVDTNGAGDAFVGGFLSGLVREKPLDECVRAAHYAANVVIRRSGCTFPEKPDFV, from the exons ATGGCCTCCTCCGAGGAACCTAAAGCAAAGAAACTCAAAATTTCTGCACAAGAGAAGACGGACTCTGTTGCCAAAGCATCTCCTGTGAAATTAAG CTGCAATTCACTCTTTGGGATGGGGAACCCCTTATTGGACATTTGTGCCGTGGTGGACAAAGACTTCCTCGATAA ATACACACTGAAGCCAAACGACCAGATCCTAGCTGAGGACAAGCACAAAGCCTT ATTTGATGAACTCGTGAACAAGTTCAAAGCAGAATACCACGCTGGGGGAGCCACTCAGAACTCCATTAAGATCGCTCAG TGGATGATCCAGGAGCCTCACAAGGTCGGCACCTTCTTCGGATGTATCGGCCAAGATAAATTTGGAGAGATTCTGAAGAAGAAGGCAGAAGATGCCCACATTGACGCTCACTACTATGAGCAAGACCAGGAGCCAACAGGCTCGTGTGCTGCATGCATCACTGGAGCCAACCG GTCTCTGGTTGCTAACTTAGCTGCTGCTAATTGTTACAAGAAGGAGAAACATCTGGACCTGAAGGAAAATTGGAAGCTGGTGGAGAGCGCTAAAGTTTATTACATTGCC GGTTTCTTCCTCACAGTGTCTTTGGAGTCCATGTTGAAAGTGGCCAAACACGCGTCAGAAAACAACAAACTGTTCTGCCTCAACCTGTCCGCACCCTTCATCTGCCAGTTCTTCAAGGACCACCTCATGCAGCTCATGCCCTACGTAGACGTGCTCTTTGGAAATGAGACG GAGGCGGCTGCATTCGCTAAAGAGCAAGAATTTGAG ACCAAAGACATTAAGGAGATTGCCGAGAAAGCGCAAGCTCTGACCAAAGTCAACACTAAGAGACAACGAATTGTTGTCTTGACTCAGGGAAAAGAGGAAACTGTGATGGCGCTCA ATGACAAAATTGAGACTTTTCCAGTGATGGCCATAGATCCCAAAGATCTCGTGGACACTAATGGCGCGGGTGACGCATTTGTCGGAG GCTTCTTGTCTGGGCTTGTCCGAGAAAAACCATTGGACGAATGTGTGAGGGCAGCTCACTACGCTGCCAATGTGGTAATTAGAAGATCAGGTTGCACTTTCCCTGAAAAGCCAGATTTTGTTTGA
- the LOC144084844 gene encoding uncharacterized protein LOC144084844 produces MHTHTCIHSRCCGPCGCVKSMSERKQQQDLALIKQLELILDSCTLELHAVDEVWPNLYIGNIAVAQNKKTLLQLGITHVLNAAHSKQGSIGNQDFYGDTCLYCGIPAEDSNHFDLGQYFKAASDFIHKGLKYDQGKVLVHCIMGVSRSATLALAYLILRHRLSLEDALKQLVQKRAIYPNRNFLMLLHKLSDGLALKRKFCPMSSCVVKARGKNPYVSVQVDPDSKYATPGTLELEQLFWTGPSVQYAHVNQVWPNIFIGDEKTALERPGLEELGITHVLNAAEGKYNNVLTGADYYSDSDIQYFGVEADDKPTFDISQFFCPATQFIKEALSNAHNKVLVHCVMGRSRSASLVLAYLMMERGLTVVEAIEHVRGRRCVLPNHGFLKQLRALDIALQEEKLRQKQLKIQDQRS; encoded by the exons atgcacacacacacatgtatacactcaCGTTGTTGTGGACCTTGTGGCTGTGTGAAAAGCATGTCAGAACGCAAGCAGCAACAGGACCTGGCGCTCATTAAACAACTGGAGCTGATTCTGGATTCCTGCACACTGGAGCTCCACGCAGTGGATGAAGTCTGGCCAAACCTCTACATAGGAAACAT AGCTGTAGCACAGAACAAAAAAACGTTACTACAGCTCGGCATCACTCACGTCCTGAACGCAGCGCACTCTAAGCAGGGAAGCATCGGGAACCAAGATTTCTATGGCGACACTTGTCTTTACTGCGGTATACCAGCGGAAGACTCAAACCACTTTGACCTCGGCCAGTACTTCAAAGCGGCGTCAGACTTTATCCACAAAGGCCTGAAGTATGACCAAG GAAAGGTTCTGGTGCACTGCATTATGGGTGTGAGCCGCTCAGCCACCCTGGCATTAGCCTACTTGATTTTGCGTCACCGGCTCTCGCTCGAAGATGCTCTGAAGCAGCTGGTGCAAAAAAGGGCCATTTACCCCAATCGGAACTTTTTGATGCTCCTTCACAAGCTTAGCGATGGGTTGGCATTAAAGAGGAAGTTTTGTCC TATGTCCTCCTGTGTGGTGAAGGCAAGGGGAAAGAACCCCTACGTGTCTGTACAGGTAGACCCGGACAGTAAATACGCAACACCAGGTACACTTGAACTGGAGCAGCTTTTTTGGACTGGCCCCAGTGTCCAATATGCACATGTCAACCAAGTCTGGCCCAATATATTCATTGGTGATGA GAAGACCGCCTTGGAGCGACCTGGTCTAGAGGAACTAGGTATTACACACGTGCTGAATGCTGCAGAGGGGAAGTACAATAACGTGCTGACTGGTGCAGATTACTACTCAGATTCTGACATCCAATATTTTGGAGTAGAGGCTGACGACAAACCCACATTTGACATCTCCCAGTTCTTTTGCCCGGCGACACAGTTCATCAAAGAGGCCTTGAGCAACGCACACA ACAAGGTCCTCGTGCACTGTGTGATGGGTCGCAGCCGGTCAGCGTCATTGGTCTTAGCCTACCTGATGATGGAGCGGGGCTTAACCGTGGTGGAGGCCATCGAGCACGTGCGAGGCCGCCGTTGCGTCCTCCCTAACCATGGTTTCCTCAAGCAGCTCAGAGCTCTGGACATTGCACTGCAAGAGGAGAAGCTGAGACAAAAACAACTAAAGATACAAGATCAAAGGTCATGA
- the adka gene encoding adenosine kinase isoform X4 produces MGNPLLDICAVVDKDFLDKYTLKPNDQILAEDKHKALFDELVNKFKAEYHAGGATQNSIKIAQWMIQEPHKVGTFFGCIGQDKFGEILKKKAEDAHIDAHYYEQDQEPTGSCAACITGANRSLVANLAAANCYKKEKHLDLKENWKLVESAKVYYIAGFFLTVSLESMLKVAKHASENNKLFCLNLSAPFICQFFKDHLMQLMPYVDVLFGNETEAAAFAKEQEFETKDIKEIAEKAQALTKVNTKRQRIVVLTQGKEETVMALNDKIETFPVMAIDPKDLVDTNGAGDAFVGGFLSGLVREKPLDECVRAAHYAANVVIRRSGCTFPEKPDFV; encoded by the exons ATGGGGAACCCCTTATTGGACATTTGTGCCGTGGTGGACAAAGACTTCCTCGATAA ATACACACTGAAGCCAAACGACCAGATCCTAGCTGAGGACAAGCACAAAGCCTT ATTTGATGAACTCGTGAACAAGTTCAAAGCAGAATACCACGCTGGGGGAGCCACTCAGAACTCCATTAAGATCGCTCAG TGGATGATCCAGGAGCCTCACAAGGTCGGCACCTTCTTCGGATGTATCGGCCAAGATAAATTTGGAGAGATTCTGAAGAAGAAGGCAGAAGATGCCCACATTGACGCTCACTACTATGAGCAAGACCAGGAGCCAACAGGCTCGTGTGCTGCATGCATCACTGGAGCCAACCG GTCTCTGGTTGCTAACTTAGCTGCTGCTAATTGTTACAAGAAGGAGAAACATCTGGACCTGAAGGAAAATTGGAAGCTGGTGGAGAGCGCTAAAGTTTATTACATTGCC GGTTTCTTCCTCACAGTGTCTTTGGAGTCCATGTTGAAAGTGGCCAAACACGCGTCAGAAAACAACAAACTGTTCTGCCTCAACCTGTCCGCACCCTTCATCTGCCAGTTCTTCAAGGACCACCTCATGCAGCTCATGCCCTACGTAGACGTGCTCTTTGGAAATGAGACG GAGGCGGCTGCATTCGCTAAAGAGCAAGAATTTGAG ACCAAAGACATTAAGGAGATTGCCGAGAAAGCGCAAGCTCTGACCAAAGTCAACACTAAGAGACAACGAATTGTTGTCTTGACTCAGGGAAAAGAGGAAACTGTGATGGCGCTCA ATGACAAAATTGAGACTTTTCCAGTGATGGCCATAGATCCCAAAGATCTCGTGGACACTAATGGCGCGGGTGACGCATTTGTCGGAG GCTTCTTGTCTGGGCTTGTCCGAGAAAAACCATTGGACGAATGTGTGAGGGCAGCTCACTACGCTGCCAATGTGGTAATTAGAAGATCAGGTTGCACTTTCCCTGAAAAGCCAGATTTTGTTTGA